The following proteins are encoded in a genomic region of Necator americanus strain Aroian chromosome II, whole genome shotgun sequence:
- a CDS encoding hypothetical protein (NECATOR_CHRII.G5521.T1): protein MNTSAYDVLNHAERKSIRLWVFKFINGEDVDSFGVCVEGYRPSDDTETVLRNWHSTAIERRITSSLLQTSSGSVYELRGTIDKDLAHHYGYPAELVELFMNGFPENWKSILKEYFYVVKTTNPMNASYYFSAMARRRSSNFVRGQNVSSICDSNKDDRRRERLSILPASTSLPVPIPEEDEQKENSVLNSSSASLKKTPTHVDERSERPSNRRSSRSSRILPCPFADETPKSALKSDNRSSIRRSSRLNGGLPNSPVDETPRLADKTSSRSSVRRSSRLNGAVSRSGADETPKAADESNNQCSIRRSSRLNRTLPDSPTDEVPESVHKSSNRSSIRRTRLTEILPQPRAIEEPDLAICGVNAIVSRLSAPKAETAAALREITASSESSYIFVPRMNSETSALPGFTTEASQNLDQFPTVESPFSVSSPSLEQETSAGPAFETPGCNRESNREDNIERNDYKNAKHSELAVVPVSSVVCKVSMDGISKDIGKVDDAVELRRWSIRFAPVGCGGPELGFPKFVLLGDRIGHDTQWRTSVIVRVESAEILHTSSTKYRLAGDMNVMDSASAGFPKMFVAKFLRGFPPDWRTQITILYNTFFGSLGVNDHLRKNFDENKSTVVFPQSPTREGAHDKDQCHTSPHDQSAHSLSAGCSRTQNSKNKGYVAGRGGENRADVRTSRSGRCVHPPLAQWAGQRVRYDGYGNVIGVQDVTTATIHSKGAAETLALSNYYGVSPARRARQSESFLEPPRLAVDSGPKKMPAQKALVTYSDSSNEENDKPYNRRFRRILNDKDSTLRNSRRRPYQPLKTYSDESEFERELRAERRLILKQAKELRRQQANLLEMERRIAFHEEKWRKKKMRERRLEGSNIGGHYSPTRSEERRRQHRKQVKDEKQQMVKRYSKYADEEDRYLEEEILERQRREEEWAEEDEHLSDCDYSDGDVDWREPVRKRRRKLRRIREQISSDDNSLDSKESEEESDEHNRNKPRTEKPGAKREKGWNRAELDRLKLALSAIHVRTDDDWEKIARSLGNDRNPESCKQAAIKRLKWEPSANSCGPVEASEPITARAGTVAFQHQTNEYTRKYMMGGGAQGEDFFRNNETTMNDSMVRPDVTEFGADDSLLEAMRTPAGAMAERKVPNRRQFLAEAIDDDTPISRRSSGIAMITPRDSAQRERQNRYFHHLINKGARGDISRMNFSRAGCSRFERTRTGLDEIKVQKFGSLQEDLDYVAKMTKKARRNAVLEEDSDKDLELEDEDVEELENNVF from the exons ATGAATACCTCTGCTTATGATGTATTAAATCACGCTGAAAGGAAAAGTATTCGACTTTGGGTTTTCAAG TTCATCAATGGGGAAGACGTTGATTCTTTCGGTGTATGTGTCGAAGGTTATCGACCCAGCGATGACACAGAGACTGTTCTGCGGAACTGGCACTCAACTGCCATTGAG AGAAGGATAACGTCGTCCTTATTACAGACAAGTAGTGGGTCTGTCTACGAATTACGTGGAACAATAGATAAGGATCTTGCGCATCACtatg GATATCCTGCGGAGCTTGTTGAGTTATTTATGAATGGCTTCCCAGAAAATTGGAAGAGCATATTGAAGGAGTACTTTTATGTTGT CAAGACGACGAATCCGATGAATGCCTCATACTACTTCAGTGCTATGGCTCGCCGCAGATCCTCAAATTTTGTTCGTGGACAGAATGTATCTTCTATATGCGACTCAAATAAA GATGATCGCCGGAGAGAACGCCTTTCAATTCTTCCTGCTTCTACGTCGTTACCAGTCCCAATTCCAGAAGAagatgaacagaaagaaaacagtgtGCTTAATTCGTCCTCTGCATCTTTAAAAAAG ACGCCCACACACGTTGATGAAAGAAGTGAACGTCCATCAAATCGCCGAAGCTCTCGCTCAAGCCGAATTCTTCCATGTCCCTTTGCAGATGAA ACACCGAAGTCGGCACTTAAAAGTGACAATCGCTCATCAATCCGCCGTAGTTCTCGTTTAAACGGAGGTCTTCCTAATTCTCCTGTGGATGAG ACCCCCAGGTTAGCAGATAAAACTAGCAGTCGCTCATCAGTTCGACGTAGTTCTCGTTTAAACGGAGCTGTTTCCCGTTCCGGTGCGGATGAA ACTCCCAAGGCCGCAGATGAAAGCAACAATCAGTGTTCAATTCGACGTAGTTCTCGCTTGAACAGAACTCTTCCTGATTCTCCTACAGATGAA GTTCCCGAATCTGTACACAAATCCAGCAATCGCTCATCAATTAGACGTACTCGCTTAACTGAAATTCTTCCTCAACCTCGTGCAATTGAA GAACCCGATCTTGCAATCTGCGGTGTTAATGCCATCGTTTCCCGACTTTCTGCCCCAAAAGCTGAAACTGCAGCCGCTTTGAGG GAAATTACCGCTTCCTCGGAATCCTCGTATATTTTCGTTCCTCGTATGAACAGTGAAACGTCTGCACTTCCGGGATTTACTACCGAGGCATCTCAA AACTTAGACCAGTTTCCAACAGTGGAATCTCCTTTTTCGGTCAGTTCACCATCACTAGAGCAGGAGACTTCTGCGGGG CCTGCCTTCGAGACACCTGGATGTAACCGAGAATCTAACAGGGAAGACAACATCGAACG AAATGACTACAAAAATGCGAAGCATTCTGAGCTTGCTGTCGTACCAGTAAGTTCTGTCGTTTGCAAGGTTTCTATGGACGGGATCTCCAAGGATATag GGAAAGTTGATGATGCTGTTGAATTACGCCGGTGGTCTATTCGTTTTGCTCCTGTTGGATGCGGTGGTCCTGAACTCGGCTTTCCGAAATTTGTACTTCTTGGCGACAGGAT AGGTCATGACACTCAGTGGCGCACCTCAGTCATTGTACGCGTTGAAAGTGCTGAGATTCTTCATACTTCCTCTACAAAATATCGACTAGCAGGTGATATGAACGTGATGGACTCCGCTTCCGCAG GGTTCCCAAAAATGTTTGTGGCGAAATTTCTTCGAGGATTCCCGCCGGATTGGAGAACACAGATAACAATCTTGTATAA CACCTTCTTCGGCAGTTTGGGGGTGAACGACCATCTAAGAAAGAATTTCGATGAGAACAAGTCAACAGTTGTGTTCCCTCAGTCACCTACAAGAGAAGGTGCACATGATAAGGACCAATGTCATACTTCTCCTCAT GATCAGAGTGCACATTCTTTAAGTGCCGGTTGTTCGCGGACGCAGAATTCGAAAAACAAAGGCTACGTTGCAGGACGTGGAGGAGAAAATCGAGCAG ACGTGCGTACATCCCGAAGCGGGCGATGTGTGCATCCACCTCTTGCTCAGTGGGCTGGCCAACGAGTTCGATATGACGGGTACGGTAACGTCATCGGTGTCCAAGATGTTACTACTGCCACGATACATTCTAAAGGAGCAGCAGAGACA TTGGCTCTTTCCAACTATTATGGTGTATCGCCTGCTCGACGAGCGAGACAGTCAGAATCGTTTTTGGAGCCGCCTAGACTTGCAGTCGATAGTGGACCGAAAAAGATGCCAGCACAGAAAGCCCTG GTGACGTATAGTGACAGTTCCAATGAGGAAAACGATAAACCCTATAACAGACGGTTCAGACGAATTTTGAATGACAAAGACTCTACTCTTCGGAATAGCCGCAGACGTCCCTACCAG CCTTTAAAGACTTACTCGGACGAATCCGAGTTCGAAAGAGAGCTGAGAGCTGAACGTCGCTTAATTTTGAAACAAGCGAAGGAACTACGAAGACAACAAGCAAATTTACTTGAAATGGAAAGACGCATAGCATTCCATGAAGAGAagtggagaaagaaaaagatgagagaGAGGCGCCTCGAGGGCAGTAATATTGGTGGTCATTATTCACCCACAAGATCAGAGGAGAGGCGACGTCAACACAGAAAACAAGTGAAAG ATGAAAAGCAACAAATGGTCAAGAGATATTCCAAATACGCAGATGAGGAGGATAGGTACTTGGAAGAGGAAATCTTAGAAAGGCaacgaagagaagaagagtgGGCTGAGGAAGACGAGCACCTCTCAGACTGTGATTATTCTGACGGAGATGTTGACTGGCGTGAACCAG TACGCAAAAGAAGGAGGAAGTTGCGGAGAATAAGGGAGCAGATTTCTTCGGACGACAATTCGCTTGAT AGCAAAGAAAGTGAGGAAGAAAGTGACGAACACAATCGAAACAAGCCCAGAACAGAGAAACCGGGTGCGAAAAGGGAAAAGGGCTGGAATAGAGCAGAATTGGACAGACTAAAG TTGGCGCTTTCTGCTATACATGTTCGGACAGATGATGACTGGGAGAAAATAGCACGTTCACTAGGTAATGATAGGAATCCGGAGTCATGCAAACAG gcagcgatAAAGCGTTTGAAATGGGAGCCTTCGGCAAACTCTTGTGGTCCAGTGGAAGCTTCGGAGCCCATAACGGCTCGAGCTGGGACTGTTGCTTTTCAGCATCAAACCAATGAATACACAAG GAAATACATGATGGGCGGAGGTGCTCAGGGAGAGGATTTCTTCAGGAACAATGAGACCACAATGAATGAT AGTATGGTCAGACCTGATGTAACCGAGTTCGGTGCAGACGATTCGCTTCTGGAAGCTATGCGCACTCCTGCTGGAGCAATGGCTGAAAGAAAG GTGCCAAATCGTCGACAGTTTCTAGCGGAAGCAATAGATGATGATACGCCCATCAGCAGAAGAAGCAGTGGAATTGCGATGATAACTCCGAGGGATTCTGCGCAAAG GGAGCGACAAAATCGTTATTTTCACCATCTCATTAATAAAGGAGCTCGCGGCGATATTTCCCGGATGAACTTCTCACGAGCCGGTTGCTCTCGTTTTGAAAGAACTCGAACAGGATTGGATGAGATTAAG gtgcaaaaatttggaagtCTCCAAGAGGACCTCGACTACGTGGCGAAAATGACAAAGAAAGCAAGGAGGAACGCAGTTTTGGAGGAGGACTCAGACAAAGATTTGGAATTAGAGGATGAAGATGTGGAAGAACTTGAGAACAACGTATTTTGA
- a CDS encoding hypothetical protein (NECATOR_CHRII.G5521.T3) — protein MNTSAYDVLNHAERKSIRLWVFKFINGEDVDSFGVCVEGYRPSDDTETVLRNWHSTAIERRITSSLLQTSSGSVYELRGTIDKDLAHHYGYPAELVELFMNGFPENWKSILKEYFYVVKTTNPMNASYYFSAMARRRSSNFVRGQNVSSICDSNKDDRRRERLSILPASTSLPVPIPEEDEQKENSVLNSSSASLKKTPTHVDERSERPSNRRSSRSSRILPCPFADETPKSALKSDNRSSIRRSSRLNGGLPNSPVDETPRLADKTSSRSSVRRSSRLNGAVSRSGADETPKAADESNNQCSIRRSSRLNRTLPDSPTDEVPESVHKSSNRSSIRRTRLTEILPQPRAIEEPDLAICGVNAIVSRLSAPKAETAAALREITASSESSYIFVPRMNSETSALPGFTTEASQNLDQFPTVESPFSVSSPSLEQETSAGPAFETPGCNRESNREDNIERNDYKNAKHSELAVVPVSSVVCKVSMDGISKDIGKVDDAVELRRWSIRFAPVGCGGPELGFPKFVLLGDRIGHDTQWRTSVIVRVESAEILHTSSTKYRLAGDMNVMDSASAGFPKMFVAKFLRGFPPDWRTQITILYNTFFGSLGVNDHLRKNFDENKSTVVFPQSPTREGAHDKDQCHTSPHDQSAHSLSAGCSRTQNSKNKGYVAGRGGENRADVRTSRSGRCVHPPLAQWAGQRVRYDGYGNVIGVQDVTTATIHSKGAAETLALSNYYGVSPARRARQSESFLEPPRLAVDSGPKKMPAQKALVTYSDSSNEENDKPYNRRFRRILNDKDSTLRNSRRRPYQTYSDESEFERELRAERRLILKQAKELRRQQANLLEMERRIAFHEEKWRKKKMRERRLEGSNIGGHYSPTRSEERRRQHRKQVKDEKQQMVKRYSKYADEEDRYLEEEILERQRREEEWAEEDEHLSDCDYSDGDVDWREPVRKRRRKLRRIREQISSDDNSLDSKESEEESDEHNRNKPRTEKPGAKREKGWNRAELDRLKLALSAIHVRTDDDWEKIARSLGNDRNPESCKQAAIKRLKWEPSANSCGPVEASEPITARAGTVAFQHQTNEYTRKYMMGGGAQGEDFFRNNETTMNDSMVRPDVTEFGADDSLLEAMRTPAGAMAERKVPNRRQFLAEAIDDDTPISRRSSGIAMITPRDSAQRERQNRYFHHLINKGARGDISRMNFSRAGCSRFERTRTGLDEIKVQKFGSLQEDLDYVAKMTKKARRNAVLEEDSDKDLELEDEDVEELENNKGGPATISAKVRRLAEGLSVKGEFEQMFIYTSA, from the exons ATGAATACCTCTGCTTATGATGTATTAAATCACGCTGAAAGGAAAAGTATTCGACTTTGGGTTTTCAAG TTCATCAATGGGGAAGACGTTGATTCTTTCGGTGTATGTGTCGAAGGTTATCGACCCAGCGATGACACAGAGACTGTTCTGCGGAACTGGCACTCAACTGCCATTGAG AGAAGGATAACGTCGTCCTTATTACAGACAAGTAGTGGGTCTGTCTACGAATTACGTGGAACAATAGATAAGGATCTTGCGCATCACtatg GATATCCTGCGGAGCTTGTTGAGTTATTTATGAATGGCTTCCCAGAAAATTGGAAGAGCATATTGAAGGAGTACTTTTATGTTGT CAAGACGACGAATCCGATGAATGCCTCATACTACTTCAGTGCTATGGCTCGCCGCAGATCCTCAAATTTTGTTCGTGGACAGAATGTATCTTCTATATGCGACTCAAATAAA GATGATCGCCGGAGAGAACGCCTTTCAATTCTTCCTGCTTCTACGTCGTTACCAGTCCCAATTCCAGAAGAagatgaacagaaagaaaacagtgtGCTTAATTCGTCCTCTGCATCTTTAAAAAAG ACGCCCACACACGTTGATGAAAGAAGTGAACGTCCATCAAATCGCCGAAGCTCTCGCTCAAGCCGAATTCTTCCATGTCCCTTTGCAGATGAA ACACCGAAGTCGGCACTTAAAAGTGACAATCGCTCATCAATCCGCCGTAGTTCTCGTTTAAACGGAGGTCTTCCTAATTCTCCTGTGGATGAG ACCCCCAGGTTAGCAGATAAAACTAGCAGTCGCTCATCAGTTCGACGTAGTTCTCGTTTAAACGGAGCTGTTTCCCGTTCCGGTGCGGATGAA ACTCCCAAGGCCGCAGATGAAAGCAACAATCAGTGTTCAATTCGACGTAGTTCTCGCTTGAACAGAACTCTTCCTGATTCTCCTACAGATGAA GTTCCCGAATCTGTACACAAATCCAGCAATCGCTCATCAATTAGACGTACTCGCTTAACTGAAATTCTTCCTCAACCTCGTGCAATTGAA GAACCCGATCTTGCAATCTGCGGTGTTAATGCCATCGTTTCCCGACTTTCTGCCCCAAAAGCTGAAACTGCAGCCGCTTTGAGG GAAATTACCGCTTCCTCGGAATCCTCGTATATTTTCGTTCCTCGTATGAACAGTGAAACGTCTGCACTTCCGGGATTTACTACCGAGGCATCTCAA AACTTAGACCAGTTTCCAACAGTGGAATCTCCTTTTTCGGTCAGTTCACCATCACTAGAGCAGGAGACTTCTGCGGGG CCTGCCTTCGAGACACCTGGATGTAACCGAGAATCTAACAGGGAAGACAACATCGAACG AAATGACTACAAAAATGCGAAGCATTCTGAGCTTGCTGTCGTACCAGTAAGTTCTGTCGTTTGCAAGGTTTCTATGGACGGGATCTCCAAGGATATag GGAAAGTTGATGATGCTGTTGAATTACGCCGGTGGTCTATTCGTTTTGCTCCTGTTGGATGCGGTGGTCCTGAACTCGGCTTTCCGAAATTTGTACTTCTTGGCGACAGGAT AGGTCATGACACTCAGTGGCGCACCTCAGTCATTGTACGCGTTGAAAGTGCTGAGATTCTTCATACTTCCTCTACAAAATATCGACTAGCAGGTGATATGAACGTGATGGACTCCGCTTCCGCAG GGTTCCCAAAAATGTTTGTGGCGAAATTTCTTCGAGGATTCCCGCCGGATTGGAGAACACAGATAACAATCTTGTATAA CACCTTCTTCGGCAGTTTGGGGGTGAACGACCATCTAAGAAAGAATTTCGATGAGAACAAGTCAACAGTTGTGTTCCCTCAGTCACCTACAAGAGAAGGTGCACATGATAAGGACCAATGTCATACTTCTCCTCAT GATCAGAGTGCACATTCTTTAAGTGCCGGTTGTTCGCGGACGCAGAATTCGAAAAACAAAGGCTACGTTGCAGGACGTGGAGGAGAAAATCGAGCAG ACGTGCGTACATCCCGAAGCGGGCGATGTGTGCATCCACCTCTTGCTCAGTGGGCTGGCCAACGAGTTCGATATGACGGGTACGGTAACGTCATCGGTGTCCAAGATGTTACTACTGCCACGATACATTCTAAAGGAGCAGCAGAGACA TTGGCTCTTTCCAACTATTATGGTGTATCGCCTGCTCGACGAGCGAGACAGTCAGAATCGTTTTTGGAGCCGCCTAGACTTGCAGTCGATAGTGGACCGAAAAAGATGCCAGCACAGAAAGCCCTG GTGACGTATAGTGACAGTTCCAATGAGGAAAACGATAAACCCTATAACAGACGGTTCAGACGAATTTTGAATGACAAAGACTCTACTCTTCGGAATAGCCGCAGACGTCCCTACCAG ACTTACTCGGACGAATCCGAGTTCGAAAGAGAGCTGAGAGCTGAACGTCGCTTAATTTTGAAACAAGCGAAGGAACTACGAAGACAACAAGCAAATTTACTTGAAATGGAAAGACGCATAGCATTCCATGAAGAGAagtggagaaagaaaaagatgagagaGAGGCGCCTCGAGGGCAGTAATATTGGTGGTCATTATTCACCCACAAGATCAGAGGAGAGGCGACGTCAACACAGAAAACAAGTGAAAG ATGAAAAGCAACAAATGGTCAAGAGATATTCCAAATACGCAGATGAGGAGGATAGGTACTTGGAAGAGGAAATCTTAGAAAGGCaacgaagagaagaagagtgGGCTGAGGAAGACGAGCACCTCTCAGACTGTGATTATTCTGACGGAGATGTTGACTGGCGTGAACCAG TACGCAAAAGAAGGAGGAAGTTGCGGAGAATAAGGGAGCAGATTTCTTCGGACGACAATTCGCTTGAT AGCAAAGAAAGTGAGGAAGAAAGTGACGAACACAATCGAAACAAGCCCAGAACAGAGAAACCGGGTGCGAAAAGGGAAAAGGGCTGGAATAGAGCAGAATTGGACAGACTAAAG TTGGCGCTTTCTGCTATACATGTTCGGACAGATGATGACTGGGAGAAAATAGCACGTTCACTAGGTAATGATAGGAATCCGGAGTCATGCAAACAG gcagcgatAAAGCGTTTGAAATGGGAGCCTTCGGCAAACTCTTGTGGTCCAGTGGAAGCTTCGGAGCCCATAACGGCTCGAGCTGGGACTGTTGCTTTTCAGCATCAAACCAATGAATACACAAG GAAATACATGATGGGCGGAGGTGCTCAGGGAGAGGATTTCTTCAGGAACAATGAGACCACAATGAATGAT AGTATGGTCAGACCTGATGTAACCGAGTTCGGTGCAGACGATTCGCTTCTGGAAGCTATGCGCACTCCTGCTGGAGCAATGGCTGAAAGAAAG GTGCCAAATCGTCGACAGTTTCTAGCGGAAGCAATAGATGATGATACGCCCATCAGCAGAAGAAGCAGTGGAATTGCGATGATAACTCCGAGGGATTCTGCGCAAAG GGAGCGACAAAATCGTTATTTTCACCATCTCATTAATAAAGGAGCTCGCGGCGATATTTCCCGGATGAACTTCTCACGAGCCGGTTGCTCTCGTTTTGAAAGAACTCGAACAGGATTGGATGAGATTAAG gtgcaaaaatttggaagtCTCCAAGAGGACCTCGACTACGTGGCGAAAATGACAAAGAAAGCAAGGAGGAACGCAGTTTTGGAGGAGGACTCAGACAAAGATTTGGAATTAGAGGATGAAGATGTGGAAGAACTTGAGAACAAC